The region CGCCCCGAAGACGCCGAAGAGACCCGATCCGAGCACGTTGACCAGCAGCATCCCGGTGGGGAACCTGCCGTCGAGGCGCGCGAGGACGAACCGCAGCGGAGCGCCGACCGCGGCGCCGAGCGCGACGAGCAGCGCCGTCACCGGAGGGCCTCCTCGGGCTCGGGGCGGTGCGAGAGCCGCTGGCCCAGCGCGGCCGCGAGCAGCCCGGCGCCCAGGGTGATCGCGAGGTAGGTGCCGGCGACGACCAGGTGGCCGTCGTCGGCGAGCGAGCGCACCTGGCCGGCCCACGCCGACACGGTGGTGAACCCGCCGAGCACGCCCGGGCCGAGCGCCGCCGCGGCACGGGGCGAGCGGCGTACGACCGTGAGCGCCGGCAGCGCGCCCAGCGCGAAGGCCCCGACCACGTTGATCCCGAGCGTCGGCCACGGTAGGAGCGTGTCGGGGGCCGCGGAGTCGACGGCGAGGCGCAGCAGTGCGCCGACGGCACCGCCGACGGCCACGACCACGAGGTCCGCGGCACGCAGCGGCCGCGCGCTCACCCGACCTGGCTTGTCGAGGTGGCCGTCGAGCGCTGGTGACCGCGCCAGGGCTCGGCGGCCGCGCCGTCGAGCTGATGGATGAGCTCGCCGAGGATCCAGTTGTGGAGCGTGCGCTGCGGCGCCGTGCGCGCCATGGAGAGCAGCCTCTCCGCGCGGCAGAAGGCGTCGGCGACGTCGAACATCTCGGTCATGGTCACCAGGATCGGCGCCGACTCGCGCATCATCGCGAAGGTGAGGTCGACCTGCGGCAGCCGGCGCTCCTGGGCGTCGCGCAGCTGGAGGCGGTAGCTGTCGGGGAACTGGCGCTCGAAGTTGGCGAACATCGACGTCAGGTCACCGGCGAGGGGGTAGTCGGACTGGTGCGACAGGGAGAGCAGGCGCAGCTCGCGGCGCAGCTCGTTGTACTGCCGGGCGAGGGCGGAGTAGAGGCCGACGTCGACGCCCAGGAGTCGCACCTCCACGGCCGCCTCGCTGGTCGGCTCGGGCCCGGGCTCGTCGTGGTGGTCGACGACCCACTCCGCGGCGGCCTCGTCGGCCATCTCGTCCGACGGCTCGAACCAGACGACCTTGCCGTCGGCCTCGATGGTCGCGCCCCAGGCCACCGAGCACTGCGCCACCATCGCCAGCCCGCGACCGAAGGTCAGCAGCAGCTCGAGCTCGTCACCACCGCGCGGCGCCGGCAGCACCGGCGGGACGGGCGGGCTGGTGGAGCCGTCGACCACCTCGATGCGCGGGTGGCTCGCGGTCCCGCGGACCCGGACCTTGTAGGGCGCGGTCGCGTGGATGATGGCGTTGGCCACCAGTTCCGAGACGCCGAGCTCGGCGCACTCGACCAGGTCGGCCCGCTCGAGCTTGCGGCACACGTCGCTGACCCAGCGACGCGCGTCGGCCGCAGCGCGCGGCGATGACGCAAGCGTCAGCTCTGAGCTCAGCGGCACCGGGACTCTTTTCAGAGGGGGTGGACAGTCCAGTGGGTGTCTCGGTACCCATGGGACAGATGGTTCAAACCTCGACGGTCACCATAGTTCTTCGAGGCTCCGAACGGGTCGTGTGAGCAACGAGACGCACCCGCGTTTCGCGGTCGCGCGAGGTCAGGAGGACAATGGTGGAAGCAGCACCACACGTCCCGCACACGACAACAGGAGAGCCCCATGACCACGACGCAGACGCCCCGCCACAAGGTGGTCGTGATCGGCTCAGGGTTCGGTGGGCTCTTCGGGACCAAGGCGCTGCGCCGCGCCGACGTCGACGTCACGATGATCGCGAAGACGACCCACCACCTCTTCCAGCCGCTGCTCTACCAGGTGGCGACCGGCATCCTCTCCGAGGGCGAGATCGCGCCGCCGACCCGCGAGGTGCTGAGCGGCCAGGACAACGCCAAGGTGATCCTCGGCGAGGTCACCGCCATCGACCTCGAGGCCAGGACCGTCACGTCCCGGGTGCTCGGCCGCGACACCGTGACGTCGTACGACTCGCTGCTCGTCGCCGCGGGTGCCAGCCAGTCCTACTTCGGCAACGACCACTTCGCCGAGTTCGCCCCCGGCATGAAGAGCATCGACGACGCCCTCGAGCTGCGCGGGCGCATCTTCGGCGCGTTCGAGATGGCCGAGCTCGGTGCCACCCGCGGCGAGAACGTCGACCACCACCTGACCTTCGTCGTCGTCGGCGCCGGGCCCACGGGCGTGGAGATGGCCGGCCAGATCGCCGAGCTCGCCCACAACACGCTCCGCAAGGACTTCCGCGCGATCAACACCCGCGAGGCCCGCGTGGTGCTCGTCGACGCCGCGCCGCAGGTGCTCCCGCCCTTCGGCGCCAAGCTCGGCGAGAAGGCCCAGGCCGAGCTGGAGAAGCTCGGCGTGGAGGTCATGCTCGGTGCGATGGTCACCGACGTCGACGAGCGCGGCCTCGAGATGAAGTTCAAGGACGGCCGCGTCGAGCGCATCTCGAGCGTCACCAAGATCTGGGCCGCCGGCGTGCAGGCCAACCCGCTCGGCCGGACCCTGTCCGAGCAGACCGGCGCCCCGCTCGACCGGGCCGGCCGGATCGCGGTCAACCCCGACCTCACGCTGCCCGGCCACCCCGAGGTCTTCGTCGTCGGCGACATGATCGCCCTCGACAACCTCCCCGGTGTCGCGCAGGTCGCGATCCAGGGTGCCAAGTACGCCGCCAAGGAGATCAGGAACCGCGTCGAGGACAAGCAGCCCCAGGGGCCGTTCAAGTACTTCGACAAGGGCTCCATGGCGATCATCAGCCGCTTCCGTGCGGTCGCGATGGTCGGCAAGGTCCGGCTCAGCGGCATCCTCGCCTGGCTGATGTGGCTCAGCGTCCACCTGGTCTACCTGACCGGCTTCAAGAACCAGGTTTCCGCCCTCATGCGCTGGGCGATCACCTTCGTCAGCAACAACCGCTCCGAGCGCACGACGACCGAGCAGCAGATCTTCGCCCGTGCCGCCCTCGCGCGGCTGCGCGGCGGTGCCGCCGACCTCGTCTCCGACCCCGGCATCTACGACGCCACCCGGGCGATGGTCGAGGAGACCCGTCGCCAGGAGCTCGAGGCCGCCGCCATCCGCGAGGCGGAGCTCACCGACTCCGGCGTGCGCGGCGTGCACGACGCCGGCTGACCCCGGCCGCGACGTCGTACGACGTCCGCAGGCGCAGACGACCTCCCCGGGCTGTCCCGGGGAGGTCGTGTCGTTCGTGGAGGTGCGGGATCAGCGGGTGGGGGAGACCACGGCGCGGCCGCTGGCAATATCGGCCTCCGGCGCGCGGAGCCCGCGTTGACCCGTCACCCGCGCTCCGACCCGGAACGCGATCAGCGCGATGGCGGCACCGGCGAGGTCGTCGGCGATGTAGTGCCAGCCGAAGTAGAGGGTGGCGACGACCGTCAGGGCGAAGTTGACCCAGAAGACCGTGCGGATCGCCCGGCTGCGGATCGTCGCGCTGGCCATCAGCGCCCACAGGAGGGCGATCGCGGTGTGCAGGCTCGCGAAGCCCGCGACGCCCTGGTACTCACCGCCGCCCCACAGGAACCCCTGTCGGGAGTAGACCAGCGAGTCCATCAGGTCGGACGCCCCCGTGGCGGCCAGGTCGCTGGTGAGCCACGGGTACATGATCCCGGGGCCCAGCGTGGGCAGCAGGTAGTAGGAGACGGCGCCGAGGGTCCACGCGATGCCCTGCGCGGTGACGAACCACCAGCCGTAGCCGATCCGCGACCACACCAGCCAGGCCGTCACCAGGACCGCCACCAGCGGGATGTAGGTGAGGTAGACCGCGGAGAGGACGTGGGCGGTGACGTCCGTGCCGAGGAGGTCGTGGAGCAGGGTGGCGGGATCGTGGCCGAACAGCAGGAACCGGTCGAGCAGCCTCAGCTCACGGTCGTACTTCTCGTCGTGCAGGAGCGGCAGCAGCGACTTGAGGTTGCGGTAGGAGACGTAGACGACGTAGAAGCACGAGATCCCGACGACCACGAGCTGCAGGCGTGCGCGCGTCCAGTGCGTGCGGGCCCGCAGGACCACGGCGTCCCACGTGCGCGCCGGGTTCAGGCGTCCCTGCCACAGCGCGCGCGGGAGCAGGTCGATCACGATCGCCGACAGGCACAGGACGGGCAGCCGGACCCACGACGGCCCGAGGAAGCTGCCCTCCGGGTCGGCGATCGGCCGCTCGAGGAACGCGCTGGCGAGGAAGGCGGCGCCGCCGATGAGGGCGGCGGTGGCGACGAGGAAGGCCCAGACCGGGAGTCGTGTCGGCGTGCGGCGTGCGGTGGCCGGGGACGGTGGCGTGGACATGGGGCTCCTGGCGCTCGTGGGGGCGTCGCGGCAAGTGTGCCGTCGTCACCCAAATGTCGCCGAGAGTTCACCTCCGCCCGCTCGGGGCGGGCGAGGCACCGGTAGGCCTCCAGGGACTCGAACCCTGAACTAACGGATTAAAAGTCCGCTGCTCTGCCAATTGAGCTAGAGGCCCGGGGTCATGGGAGGCGCCGCTCGGCGACGGCCGGTCGACCCCATGCTCCGAGCCCGCATCCTTCCAGATGCGCAGTCCCGGACGTCGAGCCCGGGTCGTGACGGTCCGCCGGCGTCCGGTGGGACGCCGGCGGCTCGCGCGATCACTTCTTGAAGGCGTCCTTGACGTTCTCGCCAGCCGACTTGAGGTCGGACTTGGTCTGGTCGGTCTTGCCCTCGGCCTTGAGGCTGTCGTTGTCGGTCGCGTCGCCGACGACCTCCTTGGCCTTGCCGATCAGGTTCTCGGCGGCGTTCTGGGCCTTGTCTGCGATTCCCATGACGTGCTCCTTCTCTGGATGTGGTGGTGCTCTGCCTCGGCGGCGCCGAGGACGTGTGGGTGCGCGCCGCTCAGCGCGTGCGCGGGAGCGCCCGTCCGAGTCCGGCGACGCGCAGCTGGACGCTGCAGTGCAGGTCGTCGCGCTCCAGGGCGCCGGCGAGCTGGGCGGAGACCTCGTCCGCGCGCCGGGCCAGCAGCGCGAGGTCGGCCTCCGGCTCGATGACGGCGTCGAGGTGGGCGACGAGCTGGCCGCGGTCGCGCACGACCGAGCCCTTCGCGGAGCGGACGCCGACCGTGTGGGCCAGCGCGTCGGCTGCCGCGCCGGCGACCTTGGAGCCGGCCACGTCGAGCCGGCCGGTGGCGTCCGAGCCGCGGAGCGTGAGGTGGCGGACCCGGGCACTCGTCAGGTGCGCGGCGATCCAGCGGACGCCGATCGCGGCGAGCAGGATGCCGACGAGCGCGGCCACCCAGCTGAACCACGGGGTGTCCACGATCGCGGCGACGTCGGCCGTGTCGGTGGTGCCGGGCAGCTGGCGGCCGGCGATCGTCGCACCCGACCACCACCAGATGGCCGTGAGGCCTCCGGCGACGAGGGCGAGGGCGAGCACCAGCGTGGCGGTGCGATCGATCAGGAGCGTCTTGCGTGTCGTCATGTCGGGGGCTCACATTCCATCGTTGCGGACGGTGACGCGCAGTCGTGGCGCGCGCTCCAGGGAGCTGAGGACGGCGTCGGCACGGGTGCCGATCTCGGACTCGATGACGGCGTTCTGGTCCGGGTTCGCGACCGAGGTGGCCACCACGCGGACCGTGCGACGCTTCGCCTTCACCGAGCAGTCGGTGACCGAGGTGGTGCCCTCCAGCGAGGACGTGATGACGCGGGCCAGGTCGCGCCGTCGCAGGTGCACGCCGGTGCTGGCCCGGAGCGCGAGACCCTTGCGCGGGCGCCGCCGCACCACGACCGGGAGCAGCAGGACACCGAGCACGACGGCGACGACGCCGCCGACGAGGACCGGCACGGAGCGCCCCGCGACGCCGTCAGCGGCGTCGACGACGGCGTCGATCCACGACGGACCGGTCGCCAGGTCGAGGGTGACCAGCAGGGCCTGGACCCCGACCACGCCGAGGCAGACGAGCCCGAGTGCCACGAGCTGGGCGAACAGCGGCGAGGCGCCGGTCCCCACCGGTGCCTTCGCGGCCTGCAGGGCGTCCTCGGGTGCGACCACGGGCGCGGGCGGTGCGGCGACGTCGGCCTTCGTGCCGGTCGTGCCGGTCGCGCCGGTCGCGCCGCCGGGAGTGGCGCCGGACGTGGCACCGGGGGTGCCGGCCGTCGGGCCGCGGCTGGTCTGGTCGGGGGTGGTGGTCATCAGCTCTGCTTTCGAGGTGTGGGGAGGTCGCACGCGGCTCGGCCCGTGCGGAGGGAGCGGGTCAGCGGATGCGCGGAGCGGGCGAGTCCAGGTGGACGACGTCGGCGACCGTGACGTCGACCCGAGCGACGGTGACTCCGGTGATGTGGGCGACCTGCCGGGTGACGTTCTCGCGCACCTGGGCGGCGACCTGCGCCAGCGGGGTGGGCCAGGTGGCAGCCACGGCGACGGTGATCCGCGACGTGCCTCCGGCGACGACGGCCTCGGCGTGCGGCAGGCCCTTGCGGACCAGCCTGGTCCAGCCCGTGCGGGTGTCGATGACGGCCTCGACCTCGGCCGTGGCGATGGACGCGACCCGTTCGACGACCTTGTCGGCCACGACGGTGCGACCACGCTCGGCGACCGGCACGGGCGTCCGGTCGCTGCCCGCGTGCGGGTCAGCCACGGTCGCGCCGCCCGACGAGGGCGGAGAGGTCGACCTCTCCGTCGAAGTGGCCACCGATGAGGTAGCCCGCGGTGCCGAGGACGACGGCGATCAGGAAGCCGGTGAAGCCGCCGGCAACGGCGGCGATCGCCAGGAGGAGGCCGGCGATGAGGCCGATGGTGGAAGTAGTCATGGTGTGCTCCTTGTCGGTGGACCTGGTGGTCCGGGGTCAGAGGTCGAAGTAGCGCCGGCTGCCGGGCCAGCCCCGGGGGATGCGGGCCTGCCCCGCGCGCCGCATCGTGCGGAGTCCGCGTCGGACCTTCCGCGCGACGCGACCGGCCTGACGGTGCCGCGGGCCTGCGGACGGGCGACGGTCACCCAGTGGGGACTCCAGTCGTGCGTAGCGGGCGTCCAGCTCCTCGAGCCGGCTGCGCATCGCCTCGGGGTCGCCGCCCCGGTCGGGGTGGTGGTCACGGATCACGGCGCGGCGCTCGCGCAGCCACTGCACGCGCAGGACCGGGTCGTCCGGTCCTCGTGAGGTGCTGCGCCCCGCGGCCGGTCCGCTCGTCGACATCAGTGCGGTACCGCGGGCGTGACGTCCTCGACGACCACCTCGACAGGCCCCCCGAGCAGGGTCGAGACGGTGTCGCGGACCTGACCGGCCACGGCCAGCACGTCGGAGCCCATCGCCACGGTCACGTGCACCTGGCTCGTGGCACCCAGCCGGATCCCGCTGACCCGCCGACCCGGCAGGTAGGTCCCCACCTCACCGAACGCGCCACCGTGCAGACCCGAGACCCCCGGCACCGAGAGCACGGCAGCAGCCACCAGGTCGGCAGTCGCGCCGTCACCCCCGGCCGGGATCTCGCCCCCGGCCGGGCTGTTGCTCCCGGGCGGGACGTCGGGTCGGGTCACTGGACCCGCGGCTCGCTGACGGTGGCGCCGGTCTCGGCACCGTCGTCGTCGGACTCGATGTGGACGTCCTGGACCTCGATGTTGACCTCCACCACGTGCAGGCCCACCATCCGCTCCACCGCAGCGATCACGTTGCTACGGATCCCCGCAGCCAGGTCAGCGATCGCCACCCCGTACTCGGCGACCAGCTGGATGTCGATAGCGGCCTCCTTCTCGCCCACCTCGACCGAGATGCCCTGCGAGTGGTTGGTCGAGCTGCCCGGGATCCGCTCACGGATCGCACCCACCGCACGCGCCGTACCGCCACCCAGGGCGTAGACACCGGAGACCTCCTTGGTCGCCAGACCCGCGATCTTCGACACCACGGTGTCCGCGATCGTCGTACGACCCTGGGTCGAGTCCAGCTCGCCCGCCGAGACGGCCGTCTTCTCGATGCTCTTCTCGCTCACGTGATCAGTCCTGCTTTCGTGCTCTGGTGCACTGGTCGTGCACGCGCTTCTCGGCGTGGTGTGTACGCCGACCATTCGTAGGTGAGACGAGATCGGATGGGCGATCGTCACGCTCGTGTGATGGACGGCACACTTGGCGGTTCTGTCAGGATGAGGCGGTGCCGGCCGCCCGGGTCGCACCCGGGTGCAGGGGTGGGACTTGTCGATCGACGGTGGACGGCCCGAGGCCCCCGTGGTGGAGGCGTCGGACAACGCCCTGGCGCGACGCGCCGGCCTCGGCGACCGGGCGGCGTTCGAGGAGCTCTTCGACCGCCTCTTCCCCGGGACGTTGCGGTTCGCGACCCACATGCTCGCCGACGACCCGGTGCTCGCCGAGGACGTGGTGCAGGACGCGTGGGTGAAGGCGTGGCAGGCGCTGCCGGAGTTCCGTGGCACCTCCAAGGTGCAGACGTGGCTGTTCACGATCGTCCAGCGCACGGCGCTGGACCGGCGTCGGCGTCGACGCCCCCTCGCCGTCGACAACGAGATCCTCGAGCCGCTCTCACGAGGTGATGCCCGCACGACGCTCACCGACAGGGGAGAGGGTGACCCCGAGCGCGCCCTCCTGACACGCGAGCTGTGGGAGACCCTCCAGCTCGCCCTGAGCGAGCTGCCGTGGACGCAACGCGCGTGCTGGGTCCTGCGCGAGCTCGAGGACATGAGCTACGCCGAGATCTCCCACGTCCTCGACACCACGCCTACGGTGGTGCGCGGACAGCTGCACCGGGCACGACGTACCCTCGCGATCAGGATGGAGCAGTGGCGATGAGCGACCTTGAGCCGGTGCCCGACGGCATCGAGCTGCGGCGGGGCGAGGCGGGACTCGACGAGGCCGCCCGACAGCTCCGCGCCATGCAGCACCCGCGGCGGGTCGAGATCGCCGACCGGGTCCTGACGCGAGCACTGGCCGCACCCCGCCGCTCCCACCTCGTGCGAGCGCACGCGCCGCACGACTACCTCCGCGTGTCGACGCTGGCGATCATCGGGGCGATGCGCGAGCACCTCGACCGGCACCTCGTCGGCGCCGCCGTGGGACGCATCCTGCTCGACGTCGACCGGGACGGGGAGCTCACCGCCGTGACCATCGAGCTCTACGTGCAGTACGGCACCGAGATCCTGCCGATCGGCGACCTCGCGCGCGAGCTCGGACGCGAGGTGCTCACCTCGCTGCTCGGCGAGCGACCGGCCGGCGACGACCTTCCCGTCACCCTCGGCCACGTCCACGTCTCCGACGTCACAGTGGGTGACCCTCACGTCGTCGACCCGAGCGACGAACGGCACTGACCACCGACGCCGAGGCGGCCTCAGCCGCGCTCGGCGTGCGCGCCGTCAGGCCTTGACCGCGAGCACCGGGCGCGGGGCGTCGAGCAGGATCTGCTGCTCGGTGCTGCCGAGGATCAGCTTGCCGACCGGCGTGCGGTGCCGGATGCCGAGCACGAGCAGGTCGACCCCGGGCTCCGCCGCGGCGGCGAGGAACTCGTCGACACCGGTGCCGCCGTCGTCCGGGCCGAGCACGGTGATGAACTCCACGCCCGCACCGGTCGCGGCGCCCGACGCGAGCGCGACGACCTCCTCGGCCTCCGCGGCGTCGAGCGGGACGTTGTGCACCACCAGCGTGGTGCCGAAGAACGCGGCCTGCTGGGCGCCGGCACGGACGGCCTCGGCCCCCTCGGGGGTCGGCTTGTGGAAGACGAGGACGCTCACGGGATCTCCTGCTCAGAAGTGGATGACGCAGAGAAAATATCGGAGTCCGCGGGTCGGCATAGCGTGTGGCCCATGAGCGAGACCCACACCCTGGTCGAGATCTGCCTCGAGGACGTCGGCGGCGCCCGGCTCGCGGCGGAGGCCGGGGCCGACGCGCTGGAGGTGTGCGCCGGCCTCGCCCAGGGCGGTACGACGCCCACGCCGGGGTTCGTCCGGCACTGCGCCGCCGCGGCGCCGGGCCTCGAGATCCGGGTGCTGGTCCGCTCGCGACCGGGCGACTTCGTGCACGGCGCCGAGGACGTCGACGTGATGGTCGCCGACGTCGAGGCGCTGCGCAGCGCCGTCGACCCGGGCACCCGGCTCGGCTTCGTGATCGGCACCCTCGAGCCCGACGGCCACGTCGACGCGGGTGCCGTACGACGACTCGTGGCCGCGTGCGGGGACGCCCCGGTCACCTTCCACAAGGCCTTCGACTCGGTGCCCGACAAGGCGTCGGGGCTGGCGCTCCTCGGTGACCTCGGTGTCAGCCGGGTGCTCACGAGCGGGGGTCCCGGCCCGGCGCTCGACCACCTGCCGGAGCTCGCCGACCTCGTCGCGCGCGGCGGCGAGGACGTGCGGATCGCGGTGGGCGGCGGCGTACGCCCGGCCAACGTCGCCGCCGTCGTGGCGGCCACGGGAGCGCGCGAGGTCCACCTGCGCGCGCCCGGCACGGTCGCCTCCGCGGGCGTGTCCGCGGGCTACGACGACGGCCCGCGCGAGGTGACCAGCGCCGAGGTCCTGGCCGACGTGATGGCGGCGCTGGGCCGCTGAGGTCAGCTCGCCGTGTCGCCCGGGAAGAGGACGGCACCGGCGACCGGATCGACACCGGACACGTCGTCGAGCGGGAACATCGGCCGCTGCACCCGTCGGTGGCCCAGCCGGGCGAGGTCCTGGTCGACGCCGCCGGGCGTGAGCGCGAGCATCCAGTCGGCCGCCATGTCGAACAGCTCGGGCTCGAGGTAGCCGATCTTCACCACGACGATGTCGGCGCTGCGCGGGTCGAGCCCGAGACGGGTGAAGTCGCCCTCGAGGTGGTAGGGCCGACGCCGTCGCGTGACGATCACGTCGACGGACGGCGTGCGGACCACGACCTCGAGGTTGTCCTCGCCCGGCACGACCGCGACGACCTGCCCCGCGACCTGCACCGGCGGCGCCGGCCGGTCGTCGACGCGCGCACCGAGCGTGAGGCGCACGTCCGCCCCGACCCCCGCCTCGGCGGCGGCGAGGGCACCGTGGCTGTCGGGGAGGGAGGCGTAGACGGCGCGCTTGCCGCTGGCTGCGAGCTCCTCGCTGGCCAGCAGCTCGGCGAGCGTCCAGGTGACGTCGCCGGCCCCTCCTGCGGTGGGGTTGTCCCCCGAGTCGGAGATGAAGTAGGGCCGCACCGGCGACGCGATCGCGGCGGCCAGCACCTCCTCGAGCGAGCCGGTCGGCGCGACGAAGCCGAACTCCTCGCGGCGTGCCCAGAGGTCGCGGGCGAGCCCGGTCGCCTCGGCCATCGCGAGGTCGGGGTCGTCCCCGACGACCATCACGACGGCGCAGTTGCGCGGCTCGTCCGCCCACGGGTAGCCGATCCAGATCCCGGCGTCGAGGACGCCGTCGAGCGCCTCGATCCCGGGCACCCGTGCGTAGAGGCTGGCCGCGGGCTCCTGCCGGGTGCTGGTCATCTCCCCCGGCAGCAGGATCGGCACCGGCACCCACGCCTTGGCGGGCCGGCGTCGGCCGGCCGGCAGCGCGAGCCGCTCGACGAGGTTGGTCACGGCGCGCTCCTTGGTCTCCTGCCAGTCCACGTGCGGGGCGGTGCGGTACGTCGTCAACAGGTCGACGGTCTCCGCCAGTGTCCGGGACACGTTGCCGTGCAGGTCCATCCCGCTGCTGATGAGGCAGTCGGGGCCCACGACGGCCCGCACGGCGACGGCGAGGTCGCCCTCCATGTCGTCGAGGCCGACCACGCTGGCGGCTCCGTGGATGTCGAGGACCAGCCCGTCGAGCGGCGCCTCGGCGACCGCGGCCACCAGCCCGGCGAGGATCTCCGCCATGAGCTGGGCGTAGTCGTCGGCGGGGATCGCGCCGCCCGCGATGTTGCGGGCCTGGAGGATCCCGATCCAGTCGGCCCGGGCGGCGAGCGATCCGCCGGCGCTCCAGAACGGCCAGGCGTCGAGCACCTCGCGGCCCCGACGCGGCGACAGCATCGCTGCGGTGGTGAGTGCCGGGGAGAACGTCGACGCCTCCAGGCTGATGCCACAGACGGCGATACGGGGGAGTGCGGGGCTGGTCACGCTCACGATGCTGTCAGGAACTGCCGCTCACCCCTGCGGCGGGCCCGTTGGTCGAACGTTCACCACTCAGTACTTACGGACAGGTGACGCGGGCCGAAAAGTTGGTAGGGTTTGGAGTGCAACAGGTGCAAGTTCCAGCAGGTCGACGCCCGCGGAGTTTGTGATCCAACGGCGTTTTCTTCTTCGGGCCCTGCCAGCTCGTGAGTCGCAAGCGGCGTGTCACCGCATCTGGTGTGGGTCGCCGAGGTGGCGGCTCTCGCCCCGACAAAGGAGTAACGAGCATCATGGCTCAGGGCACCGTTAAGTGGTTCAACGCCGAGAAGGGTTTCGGCTTCATCGCGCAGGAGGACGGCGGCGACGACGTCTTCGTGCACTACTCGGCCATCCAGACCAACGGCTACAAGTCGCTGGATGAGAACCAGAAGGTCGAGTTCGACGTCACCCAGGGCCCGAAGGGCCCGCAGGCGGAGAACGTTCGTCCGGTCTGATCTGCTGCGTCTGGACCTGTTCCAGATCTGATCAAGGCTTCGGCCCCATCCCTTCGAGGGCTGGGGCCGGAGTCCTTTTCGAGGCAGACTAGTAGCACGTTCGGGTCATACACACGGACGTGGCGCTGCGCCAGACTGGGAGCCAACGCCTAGAGTCGGAAGATCCGTCCGGCGTGGAGGAGGAGGGTGACATGCACGACCAGTTCGACGTGACCCTCGAGGACGGCGACCTCCTCAGCGAGGTCGAGCTGACCACGACCCTCATCATCGCGGCCAGCGAGTCCGAGGAGCACCTCTCCCAGGAGGAGATCGACGCGCTGCTCGGGGTCACCCCGCGCAAGCCCATCGACTGATCCCGCGTCACCTGCTCAGCAGGTCGCGAACAGCACCGGGCCGCTGGTGAGGTCCGAGAGCACGTACTCGCCCTCCTGCGGGCGCAGGTCGAGCGTGACCACGCGTCCCTCCGCGCTCGCCCCCTCGAGGGTGAACCGGTCC is a window of Nocardioides oleivorans DNA encoding:
- a CDS encoding M81 family metallopeptidase, producing the protein MTSPALPRIAVCGISLEASTFSPALTTAAMLSPRRGREVLDAWPFWSAGGSLAARADWIGILQARNIAGGAIPADDYAQLMAEILAGLVAAVAEAPLDGLVLDIHGAASVVGLDDMEGDLAVAVRAVVGPDCLISSGMDLHGNVSRTLAETVDLLTTYRTAPHVDWQETKERAVTNLVERLALPAGRRRPAKAWVPVPILLPGEMTSTRQEPAASLYARVPGIEALDGVLDAGIWIGYPWADEPRNCAVVMVVGDDPDLAMAEATGLARDLWARREEFGFVAPTGSLEEVLAAAIASPVRPYFISDSGDNPTAGGAGDVTWTLAELLASEELAASGKRAVYASLPDSHGALAAAEAGVGADVRLTLGARVDDRPAPPVQVAGQVVAVVPGEDNLEVVVRTPSVDVIVTRRRRPYHLEGDFTRLGLDPRSADIVVVKIGYLEPELFDMAADWMLALTPGGVDQDLARLGHRRVQRPMFPLDDVSGVDPVAGAVLFPGDTAS
- a CDS encoding cold-shock protein, whose protein sequence is MAQGTVKWFNAEKGFGFIAQEDGGDDVFVHYSAIQTNGYKSLDENQKVEFDVTQGPKGPQAENVRPV